Within the Halichoerus grypus chromosome 2, mHalGry1.hap1.1, whole genome shotgun sequence genome, the region TTGAAGGGGACTGGGAGCCTCCTCCTCGAGAGGCGGAAGGCCAAGTATATGGAAGGTGGAGGCCTCCAGGAATGAGaagcctggggaggtgggggagtcCAAGGCGCCTTCCGTGGGGCAAGATGGGGGCacagagaagcaagcttcccaagagctgagatgccctccGGCATCACCTCCTCTTCAGCACGGATATGCAGGACTTCTTGAGGGGCCCGATCTGCAGATGGGCGTCCACACTCTCCAGGAAGAAGGCAGGCTTGAGCCTTCGAGTGAAGAGTCCCGCAAAATGGCTGTCCAGGCGGCTCTGGAAGGGTTCGATGGAAGAGGCCAGGGTGCTGCTTCGGCGGGCCCGGGAGGCCTTCAACCTCCGAAGAAGGCTCATCTTGCCGTCCCGCACGGCATAGAAGGCCAGGGCTCGGTTGGCATACTCTAGGCAGATCCCGACGGTGGGCgagaaggggtggggcagggacgCCTCGAGCCCGTGGAACCAGACGGAGAAGCTCCGTCCGTTCCACTGCAGGCAGCAGGAGTGGGCGTTGCGGCCCAGCCGGCCCCGGTCATAGGGCTCTTGCGGGGAGAAGTCTTCGGCCATGACCCCCACGCTGACCCAGCCCTCGATGATCTCCACCTCCCAGTAGTAGGTGCCCCGGTCCAGGGCGCCCTCGCCCAGCACCTGCTCGCAGTGGGTGAAGCGGGTGGGTGACTCGGGGTAGTTGATGGGACACAGTACCCTCTTTACACCTTTGGTCCCAAACAGCTGCAAGTACTTGTCTGCCGTGTCGCTGTCCAGATCCACGATGTAGGCAACTGCTCCCGCGGatgggagagagacagggggCTCAGGGCCAGGCGTAGGTGGGACAGCCCCTCCCCGAGGGGCCCACCGCCCCAAACGCAGCCTCTCCCCTCCTTAGCGACCGGCACGACTCAGCCCGACTGGAGAGCACCCCGTGAGGTGGCCCAGTTCACCCTAAGGATGACGGGGGGTGGGAATCCAAGCCTTTGTGTGCTAGGGTTCAGCCCAGCAGCCTTGGGAGGGCCCAGAGGGGAGAACCTAGGTGGCCACTTACACTTGAGGAAGTAATCCCTGGGAGCCTCACTCTCGAGGTTGTTGGTGCTATCGGGGTCTTGGGACTCGGCATCAGCTGCAGAAGAGACAGCGGGGAGGGGTGCTCTCCAGCGGCCCATGGCTGGGCAGCAGTGCAAGGTGCTCCTCCTCTGAACCTGTGACCGAaatccctctcctcctccttcctcccagcctgTACCCGGAGACAGGCACACATCCATATATGGCACCCTGTCTTCACACGCAAGCCTGGTCCTTGGGTTCTGCCCCTGATCCACCTCCTCCCGGCTCAGCCCCTCTGAAGctagagggcagggcaggggaagcCCCCTTGATGCCCTAGGTTGTGGCCGAAGGGGCTGGACGGGTCATTACTGAGTGGTGGCTCCCGTCACTGGTAGGAGTTGGGTCCCACCCTGCGCCAGGCCCGCAGTTTCCATCTTCCGCTCCTGAACGGGTACCAGGCCTGGGGGCCCGTGTGGGGAGACTGGGGAAGGGTGAGTcacttggggggggggcacccACCTTCCGTGCCCAACTTCTGcaggtcctcctcctcctcgccgCCCGGCCCCCGCAGCCGCTCCCACTGGCCGGCACAGGCCTCAGTCAGCGCCTCTCTCACGGCCCGCACAGCTTGGGAGGACTTGGTGAAGCTGAGCTCCCTCGGGGGACCGGGCCCAGGGCCGCACCCCTCCTCCAGGGCCAGCCTCAGTGCCAGCAACCCCTGTGCCAGATAAATGACTTTTAAGGCCTCGCTGGTTCCAGCTCCTCGGGCTGGGGGAGACAGCGCTGCCGGGAGGATGGCACAGCCCCGGGGGCCAGGCACCCGCTGCCCTCTCTCTCCATTCCTTGCCTGTCCCCCCTCTGCACCCTCTCTGGCCCTAAGAGCGGCGCCTACCTGCAGGAAGCTGACGGAGTCGGCCTCAGGGACCTGCCCGAGGTTGTGGCGGGCCCGGCTTAGCCTACTGCGCTGTTCCTCCTGCCGCCGCAGGTCACCCTGGGAGCGGCCCAGCATGGTGGCCTCCCCCTCCTCGATGAAGCCCAGCACCTCTGTCTGGAACCCCTGCAGGATGGCTGCAGCCTCGGCGAAGAGCCGGCTCACCCTCTCCCGCTCCGCCAAGGCTGCGCTCTGCACGGGACGACGCAGGGGACAAGGGTGAGGGCCAGAACAGCGTTACGCTGGCCCCATTCTTTCGAGACCCCACCTTCCCACCCTGCCCTCTTGCGGGGACAGAGGGACCAGGCCGAGGGGTCCTGGACCCATGCCAGGTCAGGGGAGCCGCTCatgccccgggggggggggcgggggggcgggggggctggggcaggcggTGCCCGGAGCACAGGCTTCTTTGGAGTGCACAGAGCATGCTCCAAGCTCCCAGGATGGCTCGGGGACGGGGTTAGCATGGGGTCCGACCTTGATGAGGGCCACCGTGCGCCGGGACTGTGCAATGCCAGCGCCCAGCTCGTCCATGCGGTCCTCCACAGCACTCAGGACTTTGGACTGCTCCGCCTGTGGGTGACACCGTTAATTAGCATGGGGCCAGGCAGAGGCCACCGTCCTACACTGGGCTACCAGGCCTCAGCAAGGGGGAGAAGAGGGATGACCGGGGGGTGGTATCTGTGCGTAGGTGGGACTGGGAGTGGCCATGATGTCCCATAATATGCCAGGGTGCCCCAAGCCCAGGCGGGTGTCATACCCAAatgcctggggcggggggggcggggggggcggggggggggaggaggctgACTGGCTTGTGGGTGGTCAGCCTCCCCTCTCTGACCAGTGGGCAAGTACAGGCGCATCGATGCTCCTCAATGTCGCTCACACTCACTGGAGAGCTTCCTCCAGtgaggtagaggcagagagagtggggTAGGTGCTGCTCAGAGGGCATTCAGCTGTCTGTCCCCTGTCCCCAAAGAGTCTGTGTCCCCAGTCCAGGCCTGAAAAATGGGGATTCCGGGCAAGTCCCCTGGGTCTTGTGAGTCACTGCTCCAGGCAGGAGAGACGGAAAATCCCAAGGCCAGAGGCATCAAGACCGGGCTGGAGGCCAGAGGAAACTGGGGGCGGAGGTAGCTGACGGACTGCGAGCACATGCTCCCACCACGGGCCCCCGGAACAGCTGGACAAGAGCGGTCTGTA harbors:
- the TRIM47 gene encoding E3 ubiquitin-protein ligase TRIM47 gives rise to the protein MDGSGPFSCPICLEPLREPVTLPCGHNFCLACLSALWPHRGAGGTGGPGGAARCPLCQEPFPDGLQLRKNHTLSELLQLRQGSGSAPGPGPGPAPAPAPEPTPPSAQPSAPPSAPEPSAPCAPEPWPGGEEPVRCDACPEGAALPAALSCLSCLASFCPAHLGPHERSPALRGHRLVPPLRRLEESLCPRHLRPLERYCRAERACLCEACAAQEHRGHELVPLEQERALQEAEQSKVLSAVEDRMDELGAGIAQSRRTVALIKSAALAERERVSRLFAEAAAILQGFQTEVLGFIEEGEATMLGRSQGDLRRQEEQRSRLSRARHNLGQVPEADSVSFLQGLLALRLALEEGCGPGPGPPRELSFTKSSQAVRAVREALTEACAGQWERLRGPGGEEEEDLQKLGTEADAESQDPDSTNNLESEAPRDYFLKFAYIVDLDSDTADKYLQLFGTKGVKRVLCPINYPESPTRFTHCEQVLGEGALDRGTYYWEVEIIEGWVSVGVMAEDFSPQEPYDRGRLGRNAHSCCLQWNGRSFSVWFHGLEASLPHPFSPTVGICLEYANRALAFYAVRDGKMSLLRRLKASRARRSSTLASSIEPFQSRLDSHFAGLFTRRLKPAFFLESVDAHLQIGPLKKSCISVLKRR